A genome region from Phocoena sinus isolate mPhoSin1 chromosome 16, mPhoSin1.pri, whole genome shotgun sequence includes the following:
- the GBF1 gene encoding Golgi-specific brefeldin A-resistance guanine nucleotide exchange factor 1 isoform X7 produces the protein MENTADAVTHARFVGTDPASDEVVLMKILQVLRTLLLTPVGAHLTNESVCEIMQSCFRICFEMRLSELLRKSAEHTLVDMVQLLFTRLPQFKEEPKNYVGTNMKKLKMRAGGMSDSSKWKKQKRSPRPPHHMTKVTPGSELPTPSGTTLSSNLTGSMPFIDVPTPISSASSEAASAVVSPSTDSGLEFSSQTTSKEDLTDLEQPGSPGYSTVAEPGSSELGVPEQPDPQQEGAHVEKAQSTSVESIPEVLEECTSPADHSDSASVHDMDYVNPRGVRFTQSSQKEGTALVPYGLPCIRELFRFLISLTNPHDRHNSEVMIHMGLHLLTVALESAPVAQCQTLLGLIKDEMCRHLFQLLSVERLNLYAASLRVCFLLFESMREHLKFQLEMYIKKLMDIITVENPKMPYEMKEMALEATVQLWHIPSFVTELYINYDCDYYCSNLFEDLTKLLSKNSFPVSGQLYTTHLLSLDALLTVIDSTEAHCQAKVLNNLTQQEKKEAARPGCEAVDGTREANNTERAASNGKAIGMAPDITGLHVPGGGRLPAEHGKPGCSDLEEAGDSGADKKFTRKPPRFSCLLPDPRELIEIKNKKKLLITGTEQFNQKPKKGIQFLQEKGLLTIPMDNTEVAQWLRENPRLDKKMIGEFVSDRKNIDLLESFVSTFSFQGLRLDEALRLYLEAFRLPGEAPVIQRLLEAFTEHWRNCNGSPFANSDACFALAYAVIMLNTDQHNHNVRKQNAPMTLEEFRKNLKGVNGGKDFEQDILEDMYHAIKNEEIVMPEEQTGLVRENYVWNVLLHRGATPEGIFLRVPAGSYDLDLFTMTWGPTIAALSYVFDKSLEETIIQKAISGFRKCAMISAHYGLSDVFDNLIISLCKFTALSSESIENLPTVFGSNPKAHIAAKTVFHLAHRHGDILREGWKNIMEAMLQLFRAQLLPKAMVEVEDFVDPNGKISLQREETPSNRGESTVLSFVSWLTLSGTEQSSVRGPSTENQEAKRMALDCIKQCDPEKMITESKFLQLESLQELMKALVSVTPDEETYDEEDAAFCLEMLLRIVLENRDRVGCVWQTVRDHLYHLCVQAQDFCFLVERAVVGLLRLAIRLLRREEISGQVLLSLRILLLMKPSVLSRVSHQVAYGLHELLKTNAANIHSSDDWATLFTLLECIGSGVKPPAALQATARADAPDAGAQSDSELPSFHQNDVSLDRGYTSDSEVYTDHGRPGKIHRSATDADVVNSGWLVVGKDDIDNSKPGPETSWPGPSPLVNQYSLTVGLDLGPHDTKSLLKCVESLSFIVRDAAHITPDNFELCVKTLRIFVEASLNGGCKSQEKRGKSHKYDSKGNRFKKKSKEGSMLRRPRTSSQHATRGGHSDDDEDEGVPASYHTVSLQVSQDLLDLMHTLHTRAASIYSSWAEEQRHLDTGGRKIEADSRTLWAHCWCPLLQGIACLCCDARRQVRMQALTYLQRALLVHDLQKLDALEWESCFNKVLFPLLTKLLENISPADVGGMEETRMRASTLLSKVFLQHLSPLLSLSTFAALWLTILDFMDKYMHAGSSDLLSEAIPESLKNMLLVMDTAEIFHSADARGGSPSALWEITWERIDCFLPHLRDELFKQTVIQDPVPMEPHAPKPLASAHLTPAAGDTRTPGHPPPPEMPSELGTCDFEKPEGPRPANSSSSGSPVASSPSRLSPTPDGPPPLAQPPLILQPLASPLQVGVPPMTLPIILNPALIEATSPVPLLATPRPTDPLPTSEVN, from the exons AGTTATTGAGAAAATCCGCAGAGCACACTCTCGTAGACATGGTGCAGCTGCTCTTCACAAG GTTACCTCAGTTTAAAGAAGAACCCAAGAACTATGTGGGGACCAACATGAAGAAG CTGAAAATGAGAGCAGGAGGCATGAGTGATTCATCTAAgtggaagaaacagaagagatcTCCCCGACCCCCCCACCATATGACCAAAGTCACACCAGGTTCAGAGCTGCCCACCCCCAGTGGAACCACCTTATCCTCTAACCTCACTG GTAGCATGCCCTTCATAGATGTACCCACTCCCATCTCCTCTGCAAGTTCAGAAGCTGCCTCAGCAGTGGTCAGCCCCTCTACAGACAGTGGCCTGGAGTTCTCCTCCCAGACCACCTCCAAAGAGGACCTCACTGACCTGGAGCAACCTGGCTCTCCAGGGTACAGCACAGTTGCAGAGCCTGGCAGCAGCGAGCTAGGGGTTCCTGAGCAACCTGACCCCCAG CAGGAAGGGGCCCATGTGGAAAAGGCCCAATCAACATCCGTGGAATCCATCCCTGAAGTATTAGAGGAGTGCACATCTCCTGCTGACCACTCTGACTCTGCTTCTGTCCATGACATGGATTACGTCAACCCCCGGGGTGTGCGCTTTACACAGTCCTCTCAGAAAGAAG GCACAGCTTTGGTCCCCTATGGTCTTCCTTGCATCCGCGAGCTCTTCCGATTCCTCATCTCTCTCACCAACCCACACGACCGCCACAACTCAGAGGTTATGATCCACATGGGACTGCATTTGCTGACAGTGGCTCTTGAGTCGGCCCCTGTAGCCCAGTGCCAAACCCTCTTGGGCCTCATCAAGGATGAGATGTGCCGCCACTTATTCCAG CTACTCAGCGTAGAGCGACTGAACCTTTATGCTGCTTCCCTGCGGGTATGCTTCCTACTGTTTGAGAGCATGAGGGAGCACCTCAAGTTCCAATTAGAG ATGTACATCAAAAAGCTCATGGATATCATCACTGTGGAGAACCCCAAGATGCCTTATGAAATGAAGGAGATGGCTTTGGAGGCCACTGTGCAGCTCTGGCACATCCCCAGCTTTGTCACTGAGCTCTATATCAACTATGATTGTGACTACTACTGTTCCAACCTCTTTGAAGATCTCACCAAGCTGCTGTCCAAG AATTCCTTCCCTGTGTCTGGTCAGCTCTATACAACACACCTGCTGTCTCTTGATGCCCTGTTGACAGTGATTGACAGCACTGAGGCCCACTGCCAAGCCAAAGTCCTCAACAACCTTACCcagcaagaaaagaaagaggcagcCAGACCTGGCTGTGAGGCAGTAGATGGCACTCGAGAAGCCAACAATA CTGAGAGAGCGGCCAGCAATGGGAAGGCTATAGGCATGGCCCCAGACATCACAGGCCTGCATGTGCCAGGTGGAGGGCGGCTGCCAGCAGAACATGGGAAACCAGGATGCAGTGATCTGGAGGAAGCTGGTGACTCTGGGG CTGACAAAAAGTTTACCCGGAAGCCACCTCGATTTTCCTGTCTCCTGCCAGATCCACGGGAGTTGAttgaaattaagaataaaaagaag CTGCTGATTACTGGCACAGAGCAGTTCAACCAGAAACCAAAGAAGGGGATCCAGTTTCTGCAAGAGAAAGGTCTCCTCACCATCCCAATGGACAACACAGAGGTAGCCCAGTGGCTGCGAGAGAACCCTCGGCTGGACAAGAAAATGATTGGAGAGTTTGTGAGTGACCGCAAAAACATTGACCTGTTGGAGAGCTTTGTGAG CACCTTCAGCTTTCAGGGTCTGCGGCTGGACGAAGCTCTCCGTCTCTACCTGGAAGCCTTCCGCTTGCCCGGGGAAGCACCAGTCATCCAGAGGTTGCTAGAGGCATTCACAGAACATTGGAGG AATTGTAATGGCTCCCCATTTGCCAATAGCGATGCCTGCTTTGCCCTGGCCTATGCTGTCATCATGCTTAATACTGACCAGCACAACCACAATGTTCGCAAGCAAAATGCACCCATGACCCTGGAG GAGTTTCGCAAAAATCTAAAAGGTGTGAATGGAGGCAAGGACTTTGAGCAAGACATTCTGGAGGACATGTACCATGCCATCAA GAATGAGGAAATTGTGATGCCTGAGGAGCAGACAGGCCTGGTTCGGGAGAATTATGTATGGAATGTGCTGCTTCATCGAGGTGCCACCCCAGAAGGCATATTCCTACGTGTGCCTGCTGGCAGCTACGATCTTGACCTCTTCACCATGACCTGGGGCCCCACTATTGCTGCTCTTTCTTATGTCTTTGACAAAAGCCTTGAGGAGACAATCATCCAAAAAGCCATCTCAGGCTTCAG GAAGTGCGCCATGATCTCCGCCCACTATGGCCTCAGTGATGTGTTTGACAATCTCATCATCTCTCTATGCAAATTCACAGCTCTCAGCAGTGAG TCCATTGAGAACCTGCCCACTGTGTTTGGAAGCAACCCTAAAGCCCACATTGCAGCCAAGACAGTATTCCATTTGGCCCATCGTCATGGTGACATCCTGCGGGAGGGCTGGAAGAATATCATGGAGGCCATGCTGCAGCTCTTCCGAGCCCAACTGCTGCCCAAGGCTATGGTGGAG GTAGAAGATTTTGTGGATCCCAATGGCAAGATCTCTCTACAACGGGAAGAGACACCATCAAACCG AGGAGAGTCGACAGTGCTGAGCTTTGTGAGCTGGCTGACACTTAGTGGTACTGAGCAGTCTAGCGTGCGGGGCCCATCCACTGAGAACCAAGAGGCCAAGAGAATGGCCTTGGACTGTATCAAG CAATGTGACCCAGAAAAGATGATCACAGAAAGCAAATTCCTCCAGCTGGAGTCACTGCAGGAGCTCATGAAG GCTCTGGTCTCAGTGACACCAGATGAAGAGACCTATGATGAAGAGGATGCTGCTTTCTGCCTGGAGATGCTGCTGAGGATTGTGCTGGAGAACAG GGACCGTGTGGGCTGTGTGTGGCAGACTGTTCGAGACCATCTATACCACCTATGTGTCCAGGCACAGGACTTCTGCTTCCTTGTGGAGCGGGCAGTAGTGGGGCTGCTGCGCCTAGCCATTAGGCTACTCCGGAGAGAAGAGATCAGTGGCCAG GTACTGCTCTCCCTGCGCATTTTGCTACTAATGAAGCCCAGCGTGTTGTCCCGAGTCAGTCATCAGGTAGCCTATGGGCTCCATGAACTCCTTAAGACTAACGCAGCCAACATCCACTCAAGTGATGACTGGGCCACCCTCTTCACGCTGCTGGAGTGCATTGGCTCAGGTGTAAAGCCCCCAGCTGCCCTGCAGGCCACAGCCAGGGCCGATGCACCTGATGCTG GGGCCCAATCAGATAGTGAACTCCCATCCTTCCATCAAAATGATGTGAGCCTGGACCGAGGGTACACTTCTGACTCGGAGGTCTACACTGACCATGGCAGGCCTGGCAAGATTCACCGATCAGCCACAGATGCTGATGTGGTCAACAGCGGTTGGTTAGTG GTGGGGAAGGATGACATCGATAACTCCAAGCCAGGGCCTGAGACCAGCTGGCCAGGTCCTTCACCCCTGGTCAATCAGTACAGCCTAACAGTGGGGCTGGACCTCGGGCCACATGACACCAAGTCCCTGCTCAAGTGTGTGGAATCCCTGTCCTTCATTGTGCGTGACGCTGCCCACATCACACCTGACAACTTTGAGCTCTGTGTCAAGACTCTCCGCATCTTTGTGGAGGCCAGTCTGAATGGCG GGTGCAAGTCCCAGGAGAAACGTGGCAAGAGTCACAAGTATGACAGCAAAGGGAACCGCTTCAAGAAGAAATCCAAGGAAGGCTCAATGCTTCGGCGGCCTCGAACCTCCAGCCAACATGCCACTCGGGGCGGGCATAGTGATGACGATGAGGACGAAGGTGTGCCTGCCAGCTACCATACGGTGTCTTTACAGGTCAGTCAGGAC TTGCTAGACCTGATGCACACCCTACACACAAGGGCAGCCTCTATCTACAGCTCATGGGCGGAGGAGCAGCGCCACCTGGACACAGGAGGCCGGAAGATCGAAGCGGATTCACGCACCCTCTGGGCCCACTGTTGGTGCCCTTTACTTCAGG GCATTGCCTGCCTGTGCTGTGATGCCCGGCGCCAGGTGCGGATGCAGGCACTGACCTATCTGCAGCGAGCACTACTGGTACATGATCTGCAAAAGTTAGATGCCCTGGAATGGGAGTCCTGTTTTAACAAG GTGCTGTTTCCTCTACTGACCAAGCTCTTGGAAAACATCAGCCCTGCAGATGTGGGCGGGATGGAGGAGACCCGGATGAGGGCTTCCACCCTGCTCTCTAAG GTCTTCCTGCAGCACCTGTCTCCACTGCTGTCGCTCTCTACCTTTGCGGCCCTCTGGCTGACCATCCTGGATTTCATGGACAAGTACATGCACGCAGGCTCCAGTGACTTACTG TCAGAGGCCATCCCTGAGTCTCTGAAGAACATGCTCCTGGTGATGGACACAGCAGAGATTTTCCACAGTGCGGATGCCCGAGGAGGCAGCCCCTCAGCCCTCTGGGAGATCACCTGGGAGCGCATTGACTGTTTCCTGCCCCACCTACGAGATGAGCTCTTCAAGCAGACTGTCATCCAGG ACCCTGTGCCCATGGAGCCTCATGCCCCAAAACCTCTGGCCTCAGCCCACCTGACTCCTGCTGCTGGTGACACCAGGACACCTGGCCATCCACCTCCCCCAGAGATGCCCTCTGAGCTGGGGACCTGTG ACTTTGAGAAGCCCGAGGGCCCCCGACCTGCCAACAGCAGCTCCTCTGGATCACCAGTGGCATCCAGCCCCAGCAGACTGAGCCCTACCCCGGATGGGCCTCCACCCCTGGCTCAGCCCCCACTGATCCTGCAGCCCTTGGCCTCCCCACTGCAGGTGGGCGTGCCCCCCATGACTCTGCCTATCATACTCAACCCCGCTCTCATCGAGGCCACCTCACCTGTGCCCCTCCTGGCCACACCCCGCCCCACAgaccccctgcccacctctgagGTCAACTAA
- the GBF1 gene encoding Golgi-specific brefeldin A-resistance guanine nucleotide exchange factor 1 isoform X6: protein MVDKNIYIIQGEISIVVGAIKRNARWSTHTPLDEERDPLLHSFSHLKEVLNNVTELSEIEPNVFLRPFLEVIRSEDTTGPITGLALTSVNKFLSYALIDPTHEGTAEGMENTADAVTHARFVGTDPASDEVVLMKILQVLRTLLLTPVGAHLTNESVCEIMQSCFRICFEMRLSELLRKSAEHTLVDMVQLLFTRLPQFKEEPKNYVGTNMKKLKMRAGGMSDSSKWKKQKRSPRPPHHMTKVTPGSELPTPSGTTLSSNLTGSMPFIDVPTPISSASSEAASAVVSPSTDSGLEFSSQTTSKEDLTDLEQPGSPGYSTVAEPGSSELGVPEQPDPQQEGAHVEKAQSTSVESIPEVLEECTSPADHSDSASVHDMDYVNPRGVRFTQSSQKEGTALVPYGLPCIRELFRFLISLTNPHDRHNSEVMIHMGLHLLTVALESAPVAQCQTLLGLIKDEMCRHLFQMYIKKLMDIITVENPKMPYEMKEMALEATVQLWHIPSFVTELYINYDCDYYCSNLFEDLTKLLSKNSFPVSGQLYTTHLLSLDALLTVIDSTEAHCQAKVLNNLTQQEKKEAARPGCEAVDGTREANNTERAASNGKAIGMAPDITGLHVPGGGRLPAEHGKPGCSDLEEAGDSGADKKFTRKPPRFSCLLPDPRELIEIKNKKKLLITGTEQFNQKPKKGIQFLQEKGLLTIPMDNTEVAQWLRENPRLDKKMIGEFVSDRKNIDLLESFVSTFSFQGLRLDEALRLYLEAFRLPGEAPVIQRLLEAFTEHWRNCNGSPFANSDACFALAYAVIMLNTDQHNHNVRKQNAPMTLEEFRKNLKGVNGGKDFEQDILEDMYHAIKNEEIVMPEEQTGLVRENYVWNVLLHRGATPEGIFLRVPAGSYDLDLFTMTWGPTIAALSYVFDKSLEETIIQKAISGFRKCAMISAHYGLSDVFDNLIISLCKFTALSSESIENLPTVFGSNPKAHIAAKTVFHLAHRHGDILREGWKNIMEAMLQLFRAQLLPKAMVEVEDFVDPNGKISLQREETPSNRGESTVLSFVSWLTLSGTEQSSVRGPSTENQEAKRMALDCIKQCDPEKMITESKFLQLESLQELMKALVSVTPDEETYDEEDAAFCLEMLLRIVLENRDRVGCVWQTVRDHLYHLCVQAQDFCFLVERAVVGLLRLAIRLLRREEISGQVLLSLRILLLMKPSVLSRVSHQVAYGLHELLKTNAANIHSSDDWATLFTLLECIGSGVKPPAALQATARADAPDAGAQSDSELPSFHQNDVSLDRGYTSDSEVYTDHGRPGKIHRSATDADVVNSGWLVVGKDDIDNSKPGPETSWPGPSPLVNQYSLTVGLDLGPHDTKSLLKCVESLSFIVRDAAHITPDNFELCVKTLRIFVEASLNGGCKSQEKRGKSHKYDSKGNRFKKKSKEGSMLRRPRTSSQHATRGGHSDDDEDEGVPASYHTVSLQVSQDLLDLMHTLHTRAASIYSSWAEEQRHLDTGGRKIEADSRTLWAHCWCPLLQGIACLCCDARRQVRMQALTYLQRALLVHDLQKLDALEWESCFNKVLFPLLTKLLENISPADVGGMEETRMRASTLLSKVFLQHLSPLLSLSTFAALWLTILDFMDKYMHAGSSDLLSEAIPESLKNMLLVMDTAEIFHSADARGGSPSALWEITWERIDCFLPHLRDELFKQTVIQDPVPMEPHAPKPLASAHLTPAAGDTRTPGHPPPPEMPSELGTCDFEKPEGPRPANSSSSGSPVASSPSRLSPTPDGPPPLAQPPLILQPLASPLQVGVPPMTLPIILNPALIEATSPVPLLATPRPTDPLPTSEVN, encoded by the exons AGTTATTGAGAAAATCCGCAGAGCACACTCTCGTAGACATGGTGCAGCTGCTCTTCACAAG GTTACCTCAGTTTAAAGAAGAACCCAAGAACTATGTGGGGACCAACATGAAGAAG CTGAAAATGAGAGCAGGAGGCATGAGTGATTCATCTAAgtggaagaaacagaagagatcTCCCCGACCCCCCCACCATATGACCAAAGTCACACCAGGTTCAGAGCTGCCCACCCCCAGTGGAACCACCTTATCCTCTAACCTCACTG GTAGCATGCCCTTCATAGATGTACCCACTCCCATCTCCTCTGCAAGTTCAGAAGCTGCCTCAGCAGTGGTCAGCCCCTCTACAGACAGTGGCCTGGAGTTCTCCTCCCAGACCACCTCCAAAGAGGACCTCACTGACCTGGAGCAACCTGGCTCTCCAGGGTACAGCACAGTTGCAGAGCCTGGCAGCAGCGAGCTAGGGGTTCCTGAGCAACCTGACCCCCAG CAGGAAGGGGCCCATGTGGAAAAGGCCCAATCAACATCCGTGGAATCCATCCCTGAAGTATTAGAGGAGTGCACATCTCCTGCTGACCACTCTGACTCTGCTTCTGTCCATGACATGGATTACGTCAACCCCCGGGGTGTGCGCTTTACACAGTCCTCTCAGAAAGAAG GCACAGCTTTGGTCCCCTATGGTCTTCCTTGCATCCGCGAGCTCTTCCGATTCCTCATCTCTCTCACCAACCCACACGACCGCCACAACTCAGAGGTTATGATCCACATGGGACTGCATTTGCTGACAGTGGCTCTTGAGTCGGCCCCTGTAGCCCAGTGCCAAACCCTCTTGGGCCTCATCAAGGATGAGATGTGCCGCCACTTATTCCAG ATGTACATCAAAAAGCTCATGGATATCATCACTGTGGAGAACCCCAAGATGCCTTATGAAATGAAGGAGATGGCTTTGGAGGCCACTGTGCAGCTCTGGCACATCCCCAGCTTTGTCACTGAGCTCTATATCAACTATGATTGTGACTACTACTGTTCCAACCTCTTTGAAGATCTCACCAAGCTGCTGTCCAAG AATTCCTTCCCTGTGTCTGGTCAGCTCTATACAACACACCTGCTGTCTCTTGATGCCCTGTTGACAGTGATTGACAGCACTGAGGCCCACTGCCAAGCCAAAGTCCTCAACAACCTTACCcagcaagaaaagaaagaggcagcCAGACCTGGCTGTGAGGCAGTAGATGGCACTCGAGAAGCCAACAATA CTGAGAGAGCGGCCAGCAATGGGAAGGCTATAGGCATGGCCCCAGACATCACAGGCCTGCATGTGCCAGGTGGAGGGCGGCTGCCAGCAGAACATGGGAAACCAGGATGCAGTGATCTGGAGGAAGCTGGTGACTCTGGGG CTGACAAAAAGTTTACCCGGAAGCCACCTCGATTTTCCTGTCTCCTGCCAGATCCACGGGAGTTGAttgaaattaagaataaaaagaag CTGCTGATTACTGGCACAGAGCAGTTCAACCAGAAACCAAAGAAGGGGATCCAGTTTCTGCAAGAGAAAGGTCTCCTCACCATCCCAATGGACAACACAGAGGTAGCCCAGTGGCTGCGAGAGAACCCTCGGCTGGACAAGAAAATGATTGGAGAGTTTGTGAGTGACCGCAAAAACATTGACCTGTTGGAGAGCTTTGTGAG CACCTTCAGCTTTCAGGGTCTGCGGCTGGACGAAGCTCTCCGTCTCTACCTGGAAGCCTTCCGCTTGCCCGGGGAAGCACCAGTCATCCAGAGGTTGCTAGAGGCATTCACAGAACATTGGAGG AATTGTAATGGCTCCCCATTTGCCAATAGCGATGCCTGCTTTGCCCTGGCCTATGCTGTCATCATGCTTAATACTGACCAGCACAACCACAATGTTCGCAAGCAAAATGCACCCATGACCCTGGAG GAGTTTCGCAAAAATCTAAAAGGTGTGAATGGAGGCAAGGACTTTGAGCAAGACATTCTGGAGGACATGTACCATGCCATCAA GAATGAGGAAATTGTGATGCCTGAGGAGCAGACAGGCCTGGTTCGGGAGAATTATGTATGGAATGTGCTGCTTCATCGAGGTGCCACCCCAGAAGGCATATTCCTACGTGTGCCTGCTGGCAGCTACGATCTTGACCTCTTCACCATGACCTGGGGCCCCACTATTGCTGCTCTTTCTTATGTCTTTGACAAAAGCCTTGAGGAGACAATCATCCAAAAAGCCATCTCAGGCTTCAG GAAGTGCGCCATGATCTCCGCCCACTATGGCCTCAGTGATGTGTTTGACAATCTCATCATCTCTCTATGCAAATTCACAGCTCTCAGCAGTGAG TCCATTGAGAACCTGCCCACTGTGTTTGGAAGCAACCCTAAAGCCCACATTGCAGCCAAGACAGTATTCCATTTGGCCCATCGTCATGGTGACATCCTGCGGGAGGGCTGGAAGAATATCATGGAGGCCATGCTGCAGCTCTTCCGAGCCCAACTGCTGCCCAAGGCTATGGTGGAG GTAGAAGATTTTGTGGATCCCAATGGCAAGATCTCTCTACAACGGGAAGAGACACCATCAAACCG AGGAGAGTCGACAGTGCTGAGCTTTGTGAGCTGGCTGACACTTAGTGGTACTGAGCAGTCTAGCGTGCGGGGCCCATCCACTGAGAACCAAGAGGCCAAGAGAATGGCCTTGGACTGTATCAAG CAATGTGACCCAGAAAAGATGATCACAGAAAGCAAATTCCTCCAGCTGGAGTCACTGCAGGAGCTCATGAAG GCTCTGGTCTCAGTGACACCAGATGAAGAGACCTATGATGAAGAGGATGCTGCTTTCTGCCTGGAGATGCTGCTGAGGATTGTGCTGGAGAACAG GGACCGTGTGGGCTGTGTGTGGCAGACTGTTCGAGACCATCTATACCACCTATGTGTCCAGGCACAGGACTTCTGCTTCCTTGTGGAGCGGGCAGTAGTGGGGCTGCTGCGCCTAGCCATTAGGCTACTCCGGAGAGAAGAGATCAGTGGCCAG GTACTGCTCTCCCTGCGCATTTTGCTACTAATGAAGCCCAGCGTGTTGTCCCGAGTCAGTCATCAGGTAGCCTATGGGCTCCATGAACTCCTTAAGACTAACGCAGCCAACATCCACTCAAGTGATGACTGGGCCACCCTCTTCACGCTGCTGGAGTGCATTGGCTCAGGTGTAAAGCCCCCAGCTGCCCTGCAGGCCACAGCCAGGGCCGATGCACCTGATGCTG GGGCCCAATCAGATAGTGAACTCCCATCCTTCCATCAAAATGATGTGAGCCTGGACCGAGGGTACACTTCTGACTCGGAGGTCTACACTGACCATGGCAGGCCTGGCAAGATTCACCGATCAGCCACAGATGCTGATGTGGTCAACAGCGGTTGGTTAGTG GTGGGGAAGGATGACATCGATAACTCCAAGCCAGGGCCTGAGACCAGCTGGCCAGGTCCTTCACCCCTGGTCAATCAGTACAGCCTAACAGTGGGGCTGGACCTCGGGCCACATGACACCAAGTCCCTGCTCAAGTGTGTGGAATCCCTGTCCTTCATTGTGCGTGACGCTGCCCACATCACACCTGACAACTTTGAGCTCTGTGTCAAGACTCTCCGCATCTTTGTGGAGGCCAGTCTGAATGGCG GGTGCAAGTCCCAGGAGAAACGTGGCAAGAGTCACAAGTATGACAGCAAAGGGAACCGCTTCAAGAAGAAATCCAAGGAAGGCTCAATGCTTCGGCGGCCTCGAACCTCCAGCCAACATGCCACTCGGGGCGGGCATAGTGATGACGATGAGGACGAAGGTGTGCCTGCCAGCTACCATACGGTGTCTTTACAGGTCAGTCAGGAC TTGCTAGACCTGATGCACACCCTACACACAAGGGCAGCCTCTATCTACAGCTCATGGGCGGAGGAGCAGCGCCACCTGGACACAGGAGGCCGGAAGATCGAAGCGGATTCACGCACCCTCTGGGCCCACTGTTGGTGCCCTTTACTTCAGG GCATTGCCTGCCTGTGCTGTGATGCCCGGCGCCAGGTGCGGATGCAGGCACTGACCTATCTGCAGCGAGCACTACTGGTACATGATCTGCAAAAGTTAGATGCCCTGGAATGGGAGTCCTGTTTTAACAAG GTGCTGTTTCCTCTACTGACCAAGCTCTTGGAAAACATCAGCCCTGCAGATGTGGGCGGGATGGAGGAGACCCGGATGAGGGCTTCCACCCTGCTCTCTAAG GTCTTCCTGCAGCACCTGTCTCCACTGCTGTCGCTCTCTACCTTTGCGGCCCTCTGGCTGACCATCCTGGATTTCATGGACAAGTACATGCACGCAGGCTCCAGTGACTTACTG TCAGAGGCCATCCCTGAGTCTCTGAAGAACATGCTCCTGGTGATGGACACAGCAGAGATTTTCCACAGTGCGGATGCCCGAGGAGGCAGCCCCTCAGCCCTCTGGGAGATCACCTGGGAGCGCATTGACTGTTTCCTGCCCCACCTACGAGATGAGCTCTTCAAGCAGACTGTCATCCAGG ACCCTGTGCCCATGGAGCCTCATGCCCCAAAACCTCTGGCCTCAGCCCACCTGACTCCTGCTGCTGGTGACACCAGGACACCTGGCCATCCACCTCCCCCAGAGATGCCCTCTGAGCTGGGGACCTGTG ACTTTGAGAAGCCCGAGGGCCCCCGACCTGCCAACAGCAGCTCCTCTGGATCACCAGTGGCATCCAGCCCCAGCAGACTGAGCCCTACCCCGGATGGGCCTCCACCCCTGGCTCAGCCCCCACTGATCCTGCAGCCCTTGGCCTCCCCACTGCAGGTGGGCGTGCCCCCCATGACTCTGCCTATCATACTCAACCCCGCTCTCATCGAGGCCACCTCACCTGTGCCCCTCCTGGCCACACCCCGCCCCACAgaccccctgcccacctctgagGTCAACTAA